The sequence CAACTCAAATCCAGATATGATATCAAAACTCACATGCATGGCCACATCCACCAAGAGGTGGTATGGGCAAAATGTTCAACGAGGGATGGAATGAATGCAGATCAGCTATCATTgctcatcttttgtttttccaggtcTCTTGCAAGGAAATAGACCAACGGCTGCAACCATCTGCAATCCTATCACACCTTCATGATGTTTCCCTTGGCTAGAAATGCATTAAGGAGTCTCAGGATTCTAGGCATTCAGCAAATGAGGGCAAGACAGAGCCACAGAAAACACTCCCCAGATTTTCATGACAAATATGGTAATGCTGTACTAGCCAGTGGAACCACCTTCTGTGTTGTTGCATGGATATTTGTAACCACACAGACTGGAATAAAATGGAACCTGTCCCCTGTTGGCAGAGTCACCCCAAAAACGTGGAACAATAAGTAACCATCACAGTTgccgtaatacagaattgtttcaACACCAACTTATCATTTGAGTCCTCCGCTGCTCGACTAAATATAGCAtgattggaaaattaaaattcatttgaaacttttaaaaagtcgTTGGAAGTAGTCATTTCAGTGGCTGGTAGCAAGGCTGTAAGAGTGGGTATAGATTACAGAGGGTATGAATAGCAGCTATTTGAAAGGGGAATTGATAATGCATGCATTCTTCTGGCTTAATGATGTACACTAGCTATCCTTCAGTAGGTACACACACATGTACCTTGTGAATTAATTTGTCTGGCAAATCCTATTGAATCCTCCTTAAAACATATTTCTGATCTGACCATTTATCACATCCTTTATCTTTCTGTCCTTGGTCTGAACCACCATACTCTCACTGGGATTATCATGAAAACATTTCAGCTGGTCTGCCTGCTTCTGTGCTTGATGTTCCCCCAAGCCTGCCAcctctgccacacacacacacacacacacacacacacacacacacacacacacacacacacaatcttttgTAAGCCCAGTAGCCagaatgatcattttaaaacattagccTACTGGTAGCACTCCTCCTTTCAAAACCTGGTGACTCCTCTTTCACTTCAGAGTTAAAGCTAACATCCATCAGATGTACACAAGTCCCTGAAAATGCTGTACTGCTCAGTTTCACTCCTGCATCAAGACTTTTCCATTTGCTCTTCAGTCTGTTTGGAAAGCACTTTCTGCAGATCCTGTATGACACTCCATTGTACTTTTCAGGGTTGTGTTCACATGTTATCTTTTCAGAGAAGGCCTTTgactatccttttaaaaattgcaacCCCTATTTAGACGGGGCTTTGTCTATCATacttccttgctttatttttctacatagcAATTATCATCATCGGGCATAAGATATATTGTTTGTTATCTGTGTGCAATACTCCATAAAAGCACATCATGTTTCTCtgaataagacctaaccggaaaataagccctagcatgattgttcaggatgacatcccctgaacataatccctaatgtttcttttggagcaaaaattaatataagacccagtcttattttcggggaaacacggtagttgcagATTGTTTCTTTCATGACTTTGTCTCTGCAACAGAACCTGATAGATTAGGCGTTCTGTAATTATTGGTTGAGGTAATGAATTAATGGGTGACTTTAAATAATTCAGAGTCCCTGTTAGTGTGATAATGATGAATTTGTTTACCACTGTGGGTTTGCAATGATTATAGGAGgtcatattatttatcttttactaTTTTACAAATTACCGCAAACTCTGTGGGTTAAAACAATAagcattatctcacagtttctgtgggtcaagaatcTGCGGATGACTTAGCTGATGCCTCTGGATGAGCAGCTCACACTTCTGCAATCACAGTGTCAGACAGGCCTGTGATCATCTCAGGGCACGGCTGGGCGAGGATCTATATCCAGACTCTCTGATATGGCTGTCAGTTTTCCTCAGGACCTTGCTGGATGTTAGCTGGAGATATCAGTTCCTTGTTCTGTGGGTTTCTCCACAGGGCAGTTCACAGCGTAACAGCTGGTATCCCTCAGAGTAAAAGAGGGTACCCAAGAAAGAAAccacagtctttttataacctGTTCTTGCAA comes from Rhinolophus ferrumequinum isolate MPI-CBG mRhiFer1 chromosome 5, mRhiFer1_v1.p, whole genome shotgun sequence and encodes:
- the LOC117022452 gene encoding cytochrome c oxidase subunit 7B2, mitochondrial, which codes for MMFPLARNALRSLRILGIQQMRARQSHRKHSPDFHDKYGNAVLASGTTFCVVAWIFVTTQTGIKWNLSPVGRVTPKTWNNK